In the Cetobacterium somerae ATCC BAA-474 genome, one interval contains:
- a CDS encoding 4Fe-4S binding protein produces MHVIDKDTCIGCGACEGTCPVSAISADANGKYEIGEACVDCGACAGVCPVSAITA; encoded by the coding sequence ATGCACGTAATAGATAAAGATACTTGTATTGGATGTGGAGCTTGCGAAGGAACTTGCCCAGTATCAGCAATATCAGCTGACGCTAATGGAAAATATGAAATTGGAGAGGCTTGTGTAGACTGTGGAGCTTGCGCAGGAGTTTGTCCAGTATCAGCAATAACAGCATAG